Below is a genomic region from Telmatobacter sp. DSM 110680.
CGGCTGGCATCTGAATCGATCCGGACAGATCCCAGTGGACAGCGTCAGCTCCAATTCGACTGTTTCGAGTCTTGGGGCCGCGGTTCGCGCACTGCGCGCGGGAATGCCGTTGTTTGTTTTTCCTGAGGGAGCACGCACCCCCGATGGCACTACGCAACCATTTCTCGCTGGCGCGGCATTTCTTGCGATTCGGGCCCAGGTTCCGCTGGTGCCTATTGCGCTCAGCGGCGTGTACGATTTGCTCCCCATGCATACACGCCATTTTTATCCGGGTGAGATCACGCTGACGGTCGGCGAACCGATCTCGACTGAGGGAATGACCCTTCGCCAGGTTGAGGCGTTGAACATCCGGCTCCGCGAGACCATCGAACAAATGCGCGCCCAGTCAAAACCAGGCGCGATTCCCGCGGCTGAAATGTCTTCATAGATGCGGCGCTGACGGACCACTCCGACATTTGAAAAAAAGAGCGCGGCAAAGGCCGCGCTCCCTACTTCGTGTATCCAGAAATCACTGCATCCCGCCGCATGTGTATGCACCCGTCCCCACCGGGCCATTACCGTTCTTGCTCGCGTTCATGCAATTGCTGCGTGCGAGAATCGCCGCCGCATTGATCGCAAGAATGTTGTGTCCATGTGTCGTAGGATGCAGATCATCCCAGAACAAATAGGTATCCGGATTAACTGGGATACCCTGCGAACTGCCGGTCACATTTGCGAAAGCGTAATTTGATGGGGCCGCAACAATGCTGTTGAAAAGCCCAAATACATCGAGTTGCGCGATCTGAAGATGCTTACGGGGATTGTTCTTCCGCAGCAGTTGAATGTCCGCGTTGAGGAGACCGTTGTAGTAGGCGACCACCAGGTTTACAAGTCCCGCTGTCGCGGGGTCGCCGTTGATCCTCGGAATTAATCCCAGCGGGGGCAGATTTGGAACGATGAACTGCGTAGCGCCGGCGTCAATCAATGCCTGGATGTTGGCGTACTGATTGGTAGCCACGGTATAGGCAGTTTGTACCGAAACGCCGCCATGGATGAAATCATTGGCCCCACCCCAAACCACAAACAGTGTTTTGGGAGTGATCTTTGGTTTGGTGGCCAGGTAATCGGTGATTTGCTGGCCTATGTTCTCCACGTCAACCGAGAACACATCTCCTGCGCCGAAGGTGAAGCTGCCGGTGCCCATCCCAGTAGTGGCGTAACCGAACGCGTAGTTGGTTCCCCCGTCGAGCGAGTTGTTCACCTCAGGCTTTGAAGGCATCGAATCCGCGAGCTGCTTGATCCAGACGCCGGAGTAAAGTTGGGCAGCGGGCGCGGTGTCGAACCCATCCGTGAAACTGCCATCGGTGTAGTCCGCGACAGGCCCTGGGACACGAAAACCGTATTTGTCATACGTGAGATGGGCAACATTGCCTGTATCGGAAAGCGAATCGCCAAAGACAATGATTTTGGTAAATTCCGGGGTTGGTGGCCCGGGCTGCGCATGGACTCCGACCGGGCTCAGGGAAATCAGCACTGCAGAGAATAAGCAAAGAAATGCGGTCGAAAAGCTAAAGTTTCTGGTGGACCGAGGAGAGGCCAGAGGCAACTGAGCCTTGGCACAAACGTGAGCAGGTTTGCAGCGTTGAGCTGTTTGCATAGTTATCCCTCTTGATGTGAAACGACTCGAGCCATGGCACCGGGAATCTGTGAGAATCAAAAGTTCCCGTACCGCGATTGCTACAGTTCCAGACCGGACTCGTGCAACTCATCTGAGCCAAGAACAGGTCGCGTCGAGCCCGGACTACAGTTCTTGTGCAGCAACGTAAATCGCCTCGTCCCCGCCGTTTGAAAGAGTCCCGAAAACCAGCCTTGTCTTCGGGTTTCCGCAGAATCGAGTGACCGAAGAAGTTCTTAGCGGGTGCGAGGTTTAGCTGCAGCCACGAAGTGTACTCCACCGCCGAGAGTGCGTCTAGCTTGATTTCATGGGGCCGAACGGCCACTCGGTTACAAGACGCATTCGCAGCAATAAGTGCAAAATCTTGTCGATCCCGTTTCATCGCATCGCGCTAAACTCCCAATAGTCCAATTCCGTAGTCCACCATTTTGCATCCGAGGAGCCCACGAGTGAACAAACTCTTCCGCCGCCAAACCTGCGCATTCCTCTGCCCGCTTCTCATGTCGCTGGGCATTGCGGCGCAAACTCCCACTCCAGATAAGGCTGCCAAAGAGCGTGCGGAAGCCATTCGTGTTGTCGACACGTGGCTCGACAGCATACAGGTTTATGAACACATTCCGGCCATCTCCGCAGGTGTAGTGGCAGGCGACCATCTTCTGTGGTCTAAGGGGTACGGAACTCTCGACGCCGATCACAAGATTCCGGCTGCTCCAGACACCATTTACTCGATCTGCTCCATCTCAAAGCTCTTCACTTCCATCTCGTTGATGCAGCAGTACGAGCAGGGCAAGGTCCGCCTTGACGAACCGATCACCACTTATCTGCCTTGGGCCAAGCTCAAAGCCACAGACGAAGACAGTGTGCCGATCACGCTCCGTGGGATGCTTTCTCATTCCGCCGGACTCCCGCGCGAGTCGGACTTCCCTTATTGGTCGGGACCCGATTTCCCCTTCCCTACCCGCGAGCAGATCCACGAGATGATCGCGAAGCAAGCGCCTTTGTTTCCCGCCGAGCGCTACTTTCAATACAGCAACCTGGGCCTGACCCTGGTGGGCGAAACTGTCGAGGCCGTCTCCGGCCAGCCCTACGCCGACTATGCAAAGACCCACGTTCTCGATCCAATCGGCCTGCACGACACCCGCACCTTCATGCCGATGGACCTTTATGGCAAGCGCCTTGCGGTAGGCTACGGCGCCCTGAAGCGCGACGGCACGCGCGATCTGCTTAAACCATTCAATGCACGCGGGATCACTCCGGCAGCCGGATATACCTCGACCGTTGAGGACCTCGGCAAGTTTGCTTCCTGGCAGTTCCATCTTCTGCGTACCGGCAAAGAAGACGTACTCAAAGCCTCCACCTTGCACGAAATGCAGCGCGTCCAGTTTATGGACCCGGGATGGAAAGTGAGCTACGGCCTCGGTTTTGCAATCCAGCACAAGGAAAACCACACCTACGTTGGCCATGGCGGCGACTGTCCCGGGTACCAGACCATCCTGATGCTCCGTCCAGAGGATGAACTCGGCGTGGTTCTTATGGATAACTCCTCTGAGCGGCCGGGAGCGTGGGCTACCGTTGTTTTCGCCATTCTGGACAAGCGCAAGGGATACGAATTCAAAGCGCCTGCTCCGTCTGCAGGCGTGGACCTGGAAGCCTATACGGGCCACTACTCGGGCCAGCCTTGGGAATCTGAGGCGATCATGCTGCCGTGGGCCGGCGGCCTTGTCTCTCTATCCCTGCCGGATGACGATCCTGTGGCCGGCATGCAGTTCTACAAGCCAAAAGGAGGAGATGTGTTCCGCCGAGTTCGCGATGACGGCAGCGAAGCCGAAGAGATCAAGTTTTCTCGGGACGCTTCAGGAAAGGTTACCGAATTTACTCACTTCAGCAACCCCAGAATGAGGATGTCGGACGTAAAGTAGTCAGATAAACAAGCAACCGGATAGTTGCGTACAAATCTGACGGACGAGTGATTAGTCCTGCTTGCTCTTCACTCTGATCCTGATAAATACCTGCACAGCGATCGGGTTACTTCCATAAACCGGTTGCAGCGGATGGCCCACACCATAGGCTGACACTTGCGCGCCTGTGGCCGTCGATACATTAGGAAGGAACTTTACATCACGGTCGTAGCCAAACGTATATGCCTGTACATGAGTCAGCGGCTCTTCCCTGAATCCGGGCGGCAAAGGGTGTTCTCCCAGCAGTAGCTCATTGGTTCTTCCCGCATTCTCAAGCCGGAGCCAGGCGTAATTCCGCTCTTTGAACTGCAGGGTCGATTCAAGTAGATAACTATTCTCTTTCGCCGAATCCTCGATGGAGCGCGTTCTTCCCCATATCGCAGTGCTTGCCAAATTCCCATGCGCAACCTTTCGGTTGTACATTACGGATGCTGTCATTCTCTCCTGATCTTCATCCGGGAACAGCGCTTCTGGACTTGTGATGCGGGCATAAGAGAACTGCCCGCTCCAGCTCTTCCCTGGCTGCACGGTCAGCCGCGTGGCCCATGAGTCCATCTTTCCCTGATCAATATTCCACCGATGCTCATCGGGCTCGCGTCCATGAAAGCCACTCGCCTCAATGCGGGCGATTCCATATGTCGCCCCCAGGGTTACGACGTCACCGGCAATGTGCGTGGAGTCCTCCTGGTGATGCCCAAGAGTACCTACCGGGTTCTCTGCTGCCGAGGTCCGGTGTGGATACGCAGTCGGGCCAATGGCTGGGTCGCCGACCGGAGCCAGATAAAAGCTGACAAGCCCCCTGTCCCCTAGATGCAGGTCGTAAAGCGCCGCAAGCTCCATGAAGAAGTCGTGGGGATGCTGCCCGTCGGCTATTGGCACGCCGTATGCTGTTTCGCCCTGTTGGAAAAGCAGTGGGTATCGCTCTCCGGTCACCGTTGCCGGCTCAAGGCTGAACATCGCGCGAAGCGTCAATTGCCCCGGCCCCCACTCCCTCTCCGCCATCGGCATAAGCCAGTTGGTCGAGAACAATTCGTCGCCGCCGCGCGGGCTGGTTTGCTGCGTATCCACCAGAAAGGCGTTTGCGTGGAACATCAGCATCCACTCCCCCTTCATCGTCATGACCATGGGTGTTGGAGTGGAGTTTGGTTCCGCGCTTGTTCCCGACGCGGCATGATGCTCGATCTGCTGAATGAACACTTTCGGTTGCATCTGCGCCATCAGGCGCATCATCCCGCCACTGTGCATGTTCATATCGGAGCAGGTCGATTGATTCTGCGCATTTGCCGGTGGAGCGAATCCGATGAGCAGAGTGGCGCACGCCAGCGCCCATCGGCACCGCAATCTAAAGCCTGCAACCACCCTTGAGCCGCGCCAAAGCATCCAATCCCAGTATGAGGCTTTTCGCACTTTTGCCGCTTGTCCTGATCGCACTGGCTGGTTGTACCCCGCACGACCGCAGTCCCGACGAAATCCGCGAGCAGACCGCACGCGCCACATCCACCGCGGTTCGCGACGCCAAGGCGGTTACACAGGGAGTAGTTGAAGGCGTGAAGCAGCAGAAGACCGTCAACATCAATCGTGGTTCTGCGGATGATCTCAAGAGCCTGCCTGGAATTGATGATGACGCCGCGCAACGCATCATCGAAGGCCGCCCCTATAAGGATTCCGAAGAACTTGCCAAGCGCCACATCGTCTCCCGCGCGGAATACAACCGTATCGCCGGCAAGATCGAAGCGCGGTAAAGAAAATCGGAGCGACGAATCGGCGGTTTATTCCGGCCCCGGGCTCACCGCGATAAACTCGTTCCTGCAATGGACAGAAGACTCTCCACCCTGGCTCTAATCTTCGCAACGGTTCTCGTATCCGCTTGCCCTGCCGTAGCCCAGGCCCCTCACACGTTTGCCGTCGCCGATGGACAGTTTCAGTTCGACGGCCATCCCTACCAGATCCTTTCCGGTGAGATGCACTATCCACGTGTGCCCCGGGCCTATTGGCGCGACCGATTCCGCAAGGCCCGCGCGATGGGTCTGAATACCATCACCACCTATGTCTTCTGGAACCTCCATGAGCCGCGACCTGGCGTTTACGACTTCTCCGGGCAAAACGATATCGCCGAATACATCCGTGAAGCTCAGCAGGAAGGCCTTCAAGTCATTCTTCGCCCCGGACCCTACGTCTGCGCGGAGTGGGAACTCGGTGGCTATCCAAGCTGGCTTCTCAGGGACCACTCCCTTGTTCTCCGCTCCACTGACCCCAAATATATTGCCGCGATGAACGGCTGGTTTACGCGCCTGGCGAAGGAGATTTCTCCGTTGCTCTTGAAGAACGGTGGCCCCATCATCGCCGTCCAGGTCGAGAACGAATACGGCTCCTTTGGAAACGACCACGCTTACATGGAAGCGGTAAAGTCCGGGCTGCTGAAGACCGGCCTGGCCGCGCCTGAAACGCTGATCTACACCGCAGACGGTGCTGAGCAGGTCCCCAATGGATCGCTCCCGGGACTTCCCGCCGTCATCAACTTCGGCACAGGCGATGCCCAGCGGGACTTCGCCACACTGAAGAAGTTGCGTCCCGACGGCCCATTCATGTCTGGCGAGTATTGGGCTGGCTGGTTCGATCACTGGGGCGAACGCCACCACACGACCGAAGCCGCCAGCAACGCTGCGGAATACGAGTGGATGTTGCGCCAGGGCTACTCCGTAAGCATGTACATGTTTCACGGCGGCACCAGCTTTGGGTTCATGAATGGCGCCAACAGCAATGGCACCAACTACGAACCCGACACCACCAGCTACGACTACGATGCACCCCTGAACGAAAGCGGCGAGATAACACCCAAATTCACAGCCTTTCGTGAGGCCA
It encodes:
- a CDS encoding beta-galactosidase family protein; this translates as MDRRLSTLALIFATVLVSACPAVAQAPHTFAVADGQFQFDGHPYQILSGEMHYPRVPRAYWRDRFRKARAMGLNTITTYVFWNLHEPRPGVYDFSGQNDIAEYIREAQQEGLQVILRPGPYVCAEWELGGYPSWLLRDHSLVLRSTDPKYIAAMNGWFTRLAKEISPLLLKNGGPIIAVQVENEYGSFGNDHAYMEAVKSGLLKTGLAAPETLIYTADGAEQVPNGSLPGLPAVINFGTGDAQRDFATLKKLRPDGPFMSGEYWAGWFDHWGERHHTTEAASNAAEYEWMLRQGYSVSMYMFHGGTSFGFMNGANSNGTNYEPDTTSYDYDAPLNESGEITPKFTAFREAIARVTGKTLPTIPPQTPAGTYPISSRSESASLWQNLPSPIESDKLLTMEDLDQSYGYILYRTQLSASPGGDLTIDGLHDYAQIYLDQKLIGALDRRLGQSHLSLPAVPGPATLDILVENSGRVNFTKVIRTERKGITGSVVLAGVQPQHWKIYQLPMTNLTRLHFTSSTCEGPCFYRFSMNTSASGASLADTFLNTHGLTKGIAFLNDDPLGRFWSVGPEFSLYTPGPWLKRGSNQIILFDLQGNASESLKTMDHADYGPPLSR
- a CDS encoding helix-hairpin-helix domain-containing protein, which produces MRLFALLPLVLIALAGCTPHDRSPDEIREQTARATSTAVRDAKAVTQGVVEGVKQQKTVNINRGSADDLKSLPGIDDDAAQRIIEGRPYKDSEELAKRHIVSRAEYNRIAGKIEAR
- a CDS encoding serine hydrolase domain-containing protein, with amino-acid sequence MNKLFRRQTCAFLCPLLMSLGIAAQTPTPDKAAKERAEAIRVVDTWLDSIQVYEHIPAISAGVVAGDHLLWSKGYGTLDADHKIPAAPDTIYSICSISKLFTSISLMQQYEQGKVRLDEPITTYLPWAKLKATDEDSVPITLRGMLSHSAGLPRESDFPYWSGPDFPFPTREQIHEMIAKQAPLFPAERYFQYSNLGLTLVGETVEAVSGQPYADYAKTHVLDPIGLHDTRTFMPMDLYGKRLAVGYGALKRDGTRDLLKPFNARGITPAAGYTSTVEDLGKFASWQFHLLRTGKEDVLKASTLHEMQRVQFMDPGWKVSYGLGFAIQHKENHTYVGHGGDCPGYQTILMLRPEDELGVVLMDNSSERPGAWATVVFAILDKRKGYEFKAPAPSAGVDLEAYTGHYSGQPWESEAIMLPWAGGLVSLSLPDDDPVAGMQFYKPKGGDVFRRVRDDGSEAEEIKFSRDASGKVTEFTHFSNPRMRMSDVK
- a CDS encoding lysophospholipid acyltransferase family protein, whose amino-acid sequence is MTRRRPPDPLPRLYRWRTNILQAPLFFLYTAICGSLSLFVSLFEKGGRLQHRLAQIWARGCIKISGSHLVVRGTENLRKYPVAVYAANHTSYMDTPVIFSTLPFQFRILAKKELWTMPFIGWHLNRSGQIPVDSVSSNSTVSSLGAAVRALRAGMPLFVFPEGARTPDGTTQPFLAGAAFLAIRAQVPLVPIALSGVYDLLPMHTRHFYPGEITLTVGEPISTEGMTLRQVEALNIRLRETIEQMRAQSKPGAIPAAEMSS
- a CDS encoding SGNH/GDSL hydrolase family protein, which gives rise to MQTAQRCKPAHVCAKAQLPLASPRSTRNFSFSTAFLCLFSAVLISLSPVGVHAQPGPPTPEFTKIIVFGDSLSDTGNVAHLTYDKYGFRVPGPVADYTDGSFTDGFDTAPAAQLYSGVWIKQLADSMPSKPEVNNSLDGGTNYAFGYATTGMGTGSFTFGAGDVFSVDVENIGQQITDYLATKPKITPKTLFVVWGGANDFIHGGVSVQTAYTVATNQYANIQALIDAGATQFIVPNLPPLGLIPRINGDPATAGLVNLVVAYYNGLLNADIQLLRKNNPRKHLQIAQLDVFGLFNSIVAAPSNYAFANVTGSSQGIPVNPDTYLFWDDLHPTTHGHNILAINAAAILARSNCMNASKNGNGPVGTGAYTCGGMQ